The nucleotide sequence GCAGGTACTTGTCCGTCGTCAGGTCGCACTCGAAGGAGGCGACCGTGCCGTCACCGTCGAGGTCCTTGTTGGGGTGGTCGAGACCGATCGTGTGGCCGATCTCGTGGACGACCGCGTTCTTGATCTTGGACGCGTTGACCGTCGCGTCGGTGCTGAACCAGTTGGGCTCGGTCCAGTACTCGGTGTCGATCCACGCCCAGCCGCCCCACGCGCTGCGGTCGGCGGTGTTGTAGCAGTTCCAGCCACCGGACATGCCCGCCTGGCCGTCCAGCGGGCGGTACTTGGCGCCCAGGGTCAGCACATGGCGCGGGGTGGTCGCGCAGGCCTCCGTCGAGGCCTTGATCGTCGTCGACAGGGTGAACTTGATGCCCGTCACCGAAGTGAGCTGCGCCGCGGCCTGCTTGGCCGCCGGGGTCAGTTTGGTCTTGGCGTCGGCGCTGGCGAACTGGATGGTGTAGCCGGTGCCGTCGCCGGACAGCGAGTGGATGTCGGCGAGGGCCTTCCAGCCCTTGCCCGAGTAGACCTGGGTGCCGGCGGCACTCGCCGACATCGCGGGCAGCAGGCCGAGAGCGGCGCCGGCGGCTATGACGAGGAGATTGCGGCCCAGACGAGTGTGTTTCATACCGTCCCCGTGGTGCGTCGTTGTGTCTGAGGGCGTCGTTGTCTCAGATTCCGGCGACAATACAGGCCAATGCCTGACGGTCCGTCACCGGTGCTGATAACGAATCGAGGGCGGGGGGCAGACCCGGCGGGCGGGAGGTGTGGGCGTCAGTGGGGCAGTGGGCTCGGAGGCGCGGGCGTCAGTGGGGCAGTGTGCGCTGGGCCTCGTACAGATTGACGGGCAAGACCGCCTCGGGACTGCCGTAGTACTCGCTGCGCGTGTGCAACTCGCCCTCGAAGTCCGGCACATCGATCTGGTCGAACTCGCGCACCTCGCTGATGCCGACCGTCGCGCTGTACGGCGCGATCTCGTCGATCTTGATCAGACCGGCGCGTTCGTTGGTGACGGTGACGTTCCAGTGCACGAAGCGCGCGCCGTAGAGCGGGCCCGCCGTACCGTCGCCGCCGTGCCGGCCGTCGTTGGCGACGGTGACCTCGGTCCGTACGGCGGCGAACGGCAGCCCCCGGTGGGTGTCGAACGTGCCCGTCTCCATCCGGCCGCGCGACCAGACGTTGTAACTGGACAGACCCTCGACGTTGACGCCGTGCAACTGGGTGCTCTCGGGCGCCGGTGCCGTGCGGCGCTCGATCGCGAAGTCCTCGACGAGGTTGTCGTGCGATCCCTCGCGGCAGTAGTACGGGTGGTGCGCGCCGCGCCCGGCGACACGGGTACGGCGCAGGGTGCAGGCGGAGGCGGCGACCAGGCCGAAGCCGTTGTCGACGTGCCGGGCGACGATGTCGTCGGCCCAGCAGTCGTAGGCGCACTGGAGGACGACGCCGTTGTGACCGGTGTCCAGCAGATGCGGCGGCTGTGGAGTCTCGGCCGCCTCCAGCGTCAGCGCCTCGACGCCCGAGCCGGTGAGTGGGGTGATGAGCGTGGTGAGCTGCGGGGACCACTCGGGGCGTGCGTCGAGGGGCAGGGGGCGCTCCAGGGTGACGCGGCCGGGGACCGTGCCCCCTTCGCCCGCCGCGTCCGTACCCGTATCCGCTTCCACCGCCACGATCCGTACCGGCCACTCGTACGGCAGATACGACGTCAGCTTCGTCTTGCCCGTCCAGTCGTACGTGGCGGTGCCGGGCCCGTCCCCCGCCATGTGCGCCAGCAGCGTGTGGTCCGCGTCGTCGGCGAGCTGGAGCAGTACGAGCTGCCCCGGCCGCAGCCGTGACACATCGGCGGCTCGGACCGTACGGTCGCCCCGCGCGGCGGGTGCGAGCGCGCTGAGGGGCTGCCACTCGTCGCGTTCGTTGCCGGTCCAGCCCTCGTGCGGCGAGCGTCCGGCCCTGATCGCGTCGGTCAGCGCGGTCCAGCGGTCCTGCGGGCACAGCCACAGCAGTCCGCCCGCCCAGGACCAGGAGGACTTCCGGCCGCCGTCGCGCGGACCGTAGGGGCCGATCAGCTCGGTGAGGTCGCGCGGCGCGTACAGGGTGGTGCGGTCACTGCCCGCGCCACGCAGCACGACACCGCTGTGGCCGATCCGAATCACGTCGTTGATCAGGTACCTGCCGGCCGGCACGGTGACCGTGCCGCCGCCCCGCTCCCCCGCGGCGGCGAGGGCGCGGTTGATCGCGGGCGCGTCGTCGGTGACGCCGTCGCCCACGGCGCCGTACTCCCATACGTCGGAAACGACCGGATACTCGGGCAGCCGCTCGGCGCCGCCCCGCTGCCCTGCCTGTCCGACGTAGGGGATCTGCGGATGGGTGTAGGGCGAGCCGGCGAACTCACGCCAGAGTTCGGACGTACCCATGCGCTGTTCCCCCTCGGATCGCCCTCTGCAGCACCGAGCATGTCACGGAAGAAAGCGCTTACGGAAGGGTTATGAGAGGGACGGAGGGGACGGGCGCGAGAGGCCTCAGTCGGCCGGCCGCTGCGTGAGATGCGCGAAGGCGTCCAGATTCCGCGTCGGCTCGCCCCGCGAGACCCGCCACGCGTACTCCTTGCGGATCGCGGTCGCGAACCCCAGCTCAAGCAGGGTGTTGAACGACCCGTCCGCCTCCTGGAGGACC is from Streptomyces sp. NBC_00370 and encodes:
- a CDS encoding glycosyl hydrolase family 28-related protein, translating into MGTSELWREFAGSPYTHPQIPYVGQAGQRGGAERLPEYPVVSDVWEYGAVGDGVTDDAPAINRALAAAGERGGGTVTVPAGRYLINDVIRIGHSGVVLRGAGSDRTTLYAPRDLTELIGPYGPRDGGRKSSWSWAGGLLWLCPQDRWTALTDAIRAGRSPHEGWTGNERDEWQPLSALAPAARGDRTVRAADVSRLRPGQLVLLQLADDADHTLLAHMAGDGPGTATYDWTGKTKLTSYLPYEWPVRIVAVEADTGTDAAGEGGTVPGRVTLERPLPLDARPEWSPQLTTLITPLTGSGVEALTLEAAETPQPPHLLDTGHNGVVLQCAYDCWADDIVARHVDNGFGLVAASACTLRRTRVAGRGAHHPYYCREGSHDNLVEDFAIERRTAPAPESTQLHGVNVEGLSSYNVWSRGRMETGTFDTHRGLPFAAVRTEVTVANDGRHGGDGTAGPLYGARFVHWNVTVTNERAGLIKIDEIAPYSATVGISEVREFDQIDVPDFEGELHTRSEYYGSPEAVLPVNLYEAQRTLPH
- a CDS encoding M12 family metallo-peptidase, whose product is MKHTRLGRNLLVIAAGAALGLLPAMSASAAGTQVYSGKGWKALADIHSLSGDGTGYTIQFASADAKTKLTPAAKQAAAQLTSVTGIKFTLSTTIKASTEACATTPRHVLTLGAKYRPLDGQAGMSGGWNCYNTADRSAWGGWAWIDTEYWTEPNWFSTDATVNASKIKNAVVHEIGHTIGLDHPNKDLDGDGTVASFECDLTTDKYLPVMCSPNGGYTAAADGGKFTSLETPGLKQLAANWTLPAPAAKKGPETVAPGAGAGVGVEMGAFGGSAS